In Salisediminibacterium beveridgei, one DNA window encodes the following:
- a CDS encoding amidohydrolase family protein codes for MRPILIKSVKMPGEDDPVDIRLHHGLIAEIAPEIHCSEAERIDGSGLTVMPPFAEAHIHLDTAFCADEMENQSGTLDEGIAIWQKLRPRLTESLVQEKAERVLGKMLTEGVQSFRVMVDVSGGQLTAMRALVQMREAGRELFDLQLIAFPQNGICSGDDGIRHMKEALEIGADGISAVPHLEETRKKGSDSIKQCFDLAVSEDATVHIFADETDESDSRFTEQVAKVAQRYGWENRTAVSHANAMEYASETDMVKLLEALISSGIHLVTCPTVNSVMNGRTRTSPKGRGIMRVKELMKANIPVACAHDDYRSPFYPLGTGSLLKSANLLVHLGQLTAKEELQKVMAMIGPVPRKLMGLSETSIAEGEHANLILLEGEAPEEWIGHAQAPRYVFRRGRILSYTPQVTSELKMTVPKTADIIEI; via the coding sequence ATGAGACCGATCTTGATTAAATCTGTAAAGATGCCTGGAGAAGATGACCCTGTTGATATCCGGTTACACCATGGACTGATCGCAGAGATCGCTCCTGAAATCCACTGTTCTGAAGCAGAACGGATCGATGGGAGCGGATTGACGGTAATGCCTCCTTTTGCGGAAGCGCACATTCATTTGGATACAGCGTTTTGTGCTGATGAAATGGAGAATCAGTCCGGTACCCTGGATGAGGGCATTGCGATCTGGCAAAAGCTGAGGCCGAGGTTGACAGAATCCCTCGTTCAGGAAAAGGCCGAGCGGGTGCTGGGCAAAATGCTTACGGAAGGTGTCCAGAGCTTTCGGGTGATGGTGGATGTCTCCGGTGGCCAACTCACAGCGATGCGTGCACTGGTTCAAATGAGAGAAGCGGGCAGAGAGCTCTTTGACCTTCAATTGATTGCCTTTCCGCAAAACGGGATTTGTTCAGGAGATGATGGCATAAGACATATGAAAGAGGCGCTGGAAATTGGCGCTGATGGCATAAGCGCTGTGCCTCATTTGGAGGAAACGAGAAAGAAAGGTTCTGACTCCATAAAACAGTGTTTTGATCTGGCTGTATCAGAAGATGCAACAGTTCATATCTTTGCAGATGAAACGGACGAGTCGGATTCGAGATTTACCGAACAAGTCGCAAAAGTTGCTCAAAGATATGGATGGGAGAACCGGACGGCTGTGAGTCATGCCAATGCGATGGAATATGCGAGTGAAACGGATATGGTGAAGTTGCTGGAGGCACTGATTTCCTCGGGCATTCATCTTGTGACCTGCCCGACAGTCAACAGCGTCATGAATGGGCGAACCCGGACTTCACCGAAAGGAAGGGGCATCATGCGGGTGAAAGAATTAATGAAGGCAAACATTCCTGTTGCCTGTGCCCATGATGACTATCGAAGTCCTTTCTACCCTTTGGGAACGGGATCGCTTTTAAAATCCGCGAATCTTCTGGTTCACCTCGGGCAGCTGACGGCGAAGGAAGAACTTCAGAAAGTCATGGCAATGATCGGGCCTGTTCCGAGAAAGCTGATGGGTCTTTCCGAGACATCCATCGCTGAGGGAGAGCACGCCAATCTGATTTTACTGGAAGGTGAAGCGCCGGAAGAATGGATCGGTCATGCACAGGCACCGCGCTATGTGTTCCGGAGAGGTCGAATCCTCTCTTATACACCGCAGGTGACGTCCGAACTGAAGATGACCGTCCCAAAGACGGCTGACATCATAGAAATCTAA
- a CDS encoding PucR family transcriptional regulator, producing the protein MQLRALLNEPVLKNAVVVAGAEGTLNQVTSVNMMDAPDIIDYVKKNQLLLTTGYNIQHRPEILSDIVSKMAERGCAGLALKTHRFLKTIPPSVLEKAEQLKFPIIELPMEPSLGEIVNEVLKVILQESTDQLTEAMEIHRKFTDLIISGKGLFEVVDQLAKRINAPVMLLDYRLNLLETSRKFDEQFYYDLAYQISDTIRDEDPDNGAEQKLAIRYPHDDHEHTASFYPVQMNLYQKGYLILMMDMADAGDSEKLAVEQAMNVISFELMKLHAVEQQSRLQKNEFLTEFAEGHYTSEKDIARRGESYGLRLDRTYVCAVCRLDDEEDLYHGLGPAPESERRLYKDSIYEQLQMWMGYYFDDVVFFSKGDIYITLIPRPEPEMEDWLLKGLKTIQKEMEEFLYLSISFGVGNPATALLQIPDSYTEALEALTSGYRMGKKGFVKWTDTRGVMELLRTVSPKKLREFYQSTLRSLAESKKKEDEDLIETLTIYIENNGQIADTAKALFVHRNTVIYRLKKCEEKLHVDLKNAEDIHKLRTALLVRQMID; encoded by the coding sequence ATGCAGCTGAGAGCGCTATTAAACGAGCCGGTGCTTAAGAATGCCGTTGTCGTTGCAGGAGCGGAAGGAACTTTGAATCAGGTGACGTCTGTGAATATGATGGACGCACCGGACATCATCGATTATGTCAAGAAAAATCAGTTACTGTTGACAACGGGCTATAATATTCAGCACCGTCCGGAGATTCTGTCTGATATCGTCAGTAAAATGGCTGAAAGGGGCTGCGCAGGTCTGGCTCTTAAAACGCACCGTTTTCTGAAAACCATCCCTCCTTCGGTGCTTGAAAAAGCCGAGCAATTAAAGTTTCCCATTATTGAACTGCCGATGGAGCCTTCTCTTGGGGAAATTGTGAATGAAGTGCTGAAGGTGATTCTTCAGGAAAGTACGGATCAGCTGACAGAAGCGATGGAGATTCACAGAAAATTTACGGATCTGATTATTTCGGGGAAAGGACTCTTTGAGGTGGTGGATCAACTGGCCAAGCGGATCAATGCGCCCGTGATGCTTTTGGATTACCGCTTGAATCTGTTGGAGACGTCCAGGAAGTTTGATGAACAATTTTATTATGATCTTGCTTACCAGATCAGTGACACCATTCGAGATGAAGATCCGGACAACGGGGCTGAACAGAAATTGGCTATCCGCTATCCCCATGACGACCATGAACATACAGCTTCTTTCTATCCTGTGCAGATGAACCTGTATCAGAAAGGGTATCTGATTTTGATGATGGATATGGCAGATGCAGGCGATTCCGAAAAGCTTGCGGTGGAACAGGCCATGAATGTCATCTCCTTTGAACTCATGAAACTGCATGCTGTCGAACAACAGTCGAGGTTGCAGAAGAATGAATTTCTGACGGAGTTCGCTGAAGGGCATTACACATCAGAAAAAGATATTGCCAGACGTGGAGAGAGCTACGGACTTCGGCTTGACCGGACTTATGTCTGCGCAGTCTGCCGGCTTGATGATGAGGAGGATCTCTACCATGGTCTTGGTCCTGCTCCGGAGTCTGAACGCAGGCTGTATAAAGATTCCATTTATGAACAGCTGCAGATGTGGATGGGCTATTACTTCGATGATGTGGTCTTTTTTTCCAAAGGGGATATTTATATCACGCTGATCCCGAGACCGGAGCCGGAGATGGAGGACTGGCTTTTAAAAGGACTCAAAACTATTCAGAAGGAAATGGAAGAATTTCTGTATTTGTCGATCTCTTTCGGTGTGGGGAATCCGGCCACTGCACTGCTCCAAATACCGGACTCTTACACAGAGGCACTCGAAGCATTGACATCCGGATACCGTATGGGCAAAAAAGGTTTCGTGAAATGGACAGATACGCGCGGCGTGATGGAACTCCTTCGAACCGTGTCACCGAAAAAGCTGCGGGAATTTTATCAGTCCACTTTGAGGTCTTTGGCTGAGTCAAAAAAGAAAGAAGATGAAGATCTGATAGAGACGTTGACCATTTACATTGAGAACAATGGACAGATTGCCGATACCGCAAAAGCATTATTTGTTCACCGGAATACGGTGATTTACAGATTGAAAAAATGTGAGGAAAAATTACATGTGGATTTGAAGAATGCCGAGGATATTCACAAATTAAGGACAGCACTCCTCGTAAGGCAAATGATTGATTGA
- a CDS encoding fumarylacetoacetate hydrolase family protein, with product MELTMIEKDNQPMAAIIRENQVYTINSINRFCETGWPLVIQDIIENRVIDLLSDWYENTPSGIWESIPSIPFEFVNPADLFQSPRGIWGIGFNYQPEDDSMPKEIPDHPVSFVKPWNTICSVNQSIAIPAHSQETNGEGEIALIIGKKCKNVSLTDAMSFIAGYTTALDMTEAAIHRENPRFLARAKSFDTFCALGTTLQTAHSFSPVNRTIQTKLNNRIISENTTERMLMNFEEIVHYFSKETTLYPGDVILTGTPGPVRIRDGDTLTAEVDGLRTLTKIVVQESEHAAR from the coding sequence ATGGAACTAACCATGATCGAAAAAGACAATCAGCCGATGGCAGCAATAATCCGGGAGAATCAGGTGTATACCATTAACAGCATTAACCGGTTCTGTGAAACGGGCTGGCCATTGGTCATACAGGACATCATTGAAAATCGGGTAATTGATTTATTGTCCGACTGGTATGAAAACACTCCCTCCGGCATCTGGGAGAGTATTCCGTCAATACCCTTCGAGTTTGTGAACCCGGCAGATCTCTTTCAATCACCGAGAGGAATCTGGGGCATCGGCTTCAATTATCAACCTGAAGATGATTCAATGCCAAAAGAGATTCCTGATCACCCGGTAAGCTTTGTCAAGCCTTGGAATACAATCTGTTCTGTGAATCAATCCATAGCCATACCTGCTCACAGTCAGGAAACAAATGGCGAAGGGGAAATCGCCCTCATCATCGGTAAGAAGTGCAAAAACGTGTCACTGACTGATGCAATGAGTTTCATTGCCGGGTATACAACTGCACTGGACATGACCGAAGCAGCCATTCACAGGGAAAATCCCCGCTTTCTGGCCAGAGCGAAAAGCTTCGATACGTTTTGTGCTCTTGGAACAACATTGCAGACTGCACACAGTTTTTCGCCGGTAAATCGCACCATTCAAACAAAACTGAACAACAGGATCATCAGTGAAAATACAACAGAGCGGATGCTGATGAACTTCGAAGAGATTGTCCATTATTTCTCCAAAGAAACAACCTTGTATCCTGGTGATGTGATTCTGACAGGAACACCAGGACCGGTCAGAATCCGTGACGGGGATACCCTCACCGCTGAAGTGGATGGGCTCAGAACATTGACCAAGATAGTTGTCCAGGAGTCAGAACATGCTGCCCGCTGA
- a CDS encoding bifunctional metallophosphatase/5'-nucleotidase produces the protein MLPAEKKVIILYTSDLHGAIADGDLASGNPGGLARIRTAIEDIRSKHEHVLLIDNGDLLQGTPLAHLGYRTPEHTHPLLKLMGPCDFDFAVIGNHDLDYGREGLEQIIRDAPMRFITANILSSSAGDSAFGPGYAIRSCSDITLAIIGLTSTVLTSTATQKAQNGLLVTDPVESLQAIMPEVNQHEPDLIIVAYHGGVEKHPQSGEPYNALPCENQGLAILHAFPEVNVLLAGHQHLVMNETLPSGQVILQPGYQGRFLGKLEIEKPVNSSENIRFTPGLIPVESVTPHPETIRDHDKLLSVYQQSLSAAVVPLSEPLEVKDPLQDVWLTKHPLIQGIHQALQEFTGVDVTTTPFLYNAPFSIKERLTEEMIHTLYPFPNQVVILSLSGLNIKMALEHGATLFEHTSTGIRISPAWASQSFHYEMWDGIDYDFDVSMSPGFRVTDVRYQGFPIDDHERIRVATTSYRASGAGGYSMLHSDQIVQSYTELIPDLLIRIWGGWETFPTAVRHNWRISS, from the coding sequence ATGCTGCCCGCTGAAAAAAAAGTCATTATTCTCTATACAAGCGATCTGCACGGAGCCATCGCCGATGGGGATCTGGCCTCCGGCAATCCTGGAGGACTTGCCCGTATCCGGACCGCCATTGAGGACATCCGGTCGAAGCATGAACATGTACTGCTCATTGATAATGGGGATCTCCTGCAAGGCACCCCTCTGGCTCACCTAGGTTACCGAACTCCCGAACACACTCATCCCTTACTGAAGCTGATGGGGCCATGTGATTTCGACTTCGCCGTCATCGGCAATCACGATCTGGATTATGGTCGGGAAGGACTTGAACAAATCATCCGTGATGCGCCCATGCGTTTTATCACCGCGAATATCCTGTCTTCATCTGCAGGTGACTCCGCTTTCGGTCCGGGCTATGCCATCCGTTCATGTTCTGACATCACTTTGGCCATCATCGGACTCACTTCCACGGTTCTGACCAGCACCGCCACTCAAAAAGCACAGAACGGCCTTTTGGTAACGGATCCAGTTGAGTCCTTGCAGGCCATTATGCCGGAAGTCAATCAACATGAACCTGATCTGATTATCGTCGCTTATCACGGCGGTGTTGAAAAACATCCTCAGTCTGGTGAACCCTATAATGCGTTGCCGTGCGAGAACCAGGGATTGGCGATTCTTCATGCTTTTCCAGAAGTGAATGTGCTCCTCGCTGGCCATCAGCACCTCGTCATGAATGAAACACTGCCATCAGGCCAGGTAATACTCCAACCCGGATATCAGGGCCGTTTTCTGGGCAAACTGGAGATTGAGAAGCCTGTAAATTCTTCAGAAAATATCCGTTTCACTCCAGGGCTGATCCCTGTTGAATCAGTGACGCCTCATCCTGAAACGATCAGAGATCATGATAAGCTCCTGTCTGTCTATCAGCAATCCTTATCCGCTGCTGTTGTACCTTTATCAGAGCCTCTCGAAGTCAAGGATCCTTTGCAAGACGTCTGGCTCACAAAACATCCGCTGATTCAGGGTATACACCAGGCACTTCAGGAGTTCACAGGTGTCGACGTCACCACCACACCGTTTCTGTATAATGCCCCATTTTCCATTAAAGAGCGCCTGACTGAAGAAATGATTCACACCCTTTATCCTTTCCCAAACCAGGTTGTCATCCTGTCGCTATCCGGATTGAACATTAAAATGGCTTTGGAACATGGGGCCACGCTCTTTGAACATACATCAACCGGCATTCGAATCAGTCCGGCATGGGCATCCCAATCCTTTCATTATGAGATGTGGGATGGCATCGATTACGATTTCGATGTCTCGATGTCACCCGGCTTCAGGGTTACGGATGTCCGTTATCAGGGATTTCCGATTGATGACCATGAACGAATCCGGGTTGCAACCACCAGCTACCGGGCAAGTGGCGCAGGAGGCTACAGTATGCTTCATTCCGACCAGATTGTTCAGTCATATACTGAACTGATACCGGACCTTCTGATCCGAATTTGGGGCGGCTGGGAAACGTTCCCGACTGCCGTTCGACATAATTGGCGAATCTCCTCATAA
- a CDS encoding DUF1659 domain-containing protein: protein MADMMNSRLSLTFADGEDEFGEEITSVRHFNNVKTASSNEALTVVAEAIAQLQTRPLIELNRSNTYQLNQ, encoded by the coding sequence ATGGCTGACATGATGAATTCGCGGTTATCGTTAACGTTTGCAGATGGAGAAGATGAGTTCGGAGAGGAAATCACCAGTGTGAGGCATTTCAACAATGTGAAAACCGCTTCATCCAATGAAGCGCTGACGGTCGTCGCAGAGGCGATCGCCCAGCTGCAGACCCGACCGTTGATCGAACTGAACCGCAGCAACACGTACCAGTTGAATCAGTAA
- a CDS encoding DUF2922 domain-containing protein, producing the protein MTKQLQLGFRTAEGGSMTLNIDHPVEPANAEQVSLVMDTIIEEEVFFTSTGAPLEKRSARLVERHVEDIELI; encoded by the coding sequence ATGACAAAACAATTGCAGCTTGGCTTCAGAACCGCAGAGGGTGGTTCCATGACCCTGAACATTGATCACCCGGTGGAACCGGCAAATGCTGAACAGGTATCGCTTGTCATGGATACGATCATTGAAGAAGAGGTCTTCTTCACGTCAACAGGAGCTCCGCTTGAAAAGCGCAGCGCCCGGCTGGTTGAACGGCACGTCGAAGACATTGAACTGATCTGA